GCCGACGCCTGGGGCGAACACGCGCTCGGGCTGCGCTTCGCAGGGGTGGACTTCGTCTTCCGGGGCTCTCCGGCGCGCAGCGCGAGGTGGTGCTGGCGCGCTTCAGGCGCTCGTCGTGCCCGCAGCCACCACCCGCAAGACCAGGCAAGCCCTGCCGGGCGCAGACTTCCGGCCCGCGGCGCACAGCCAGTTTCACCCCCCCCGGTCTGCTGGGAGTACGACCTCGCGCTCGACTTTCAGGCCGACCGAGTGGACATCGCAGGGCCCTCGTTCTTCGCACGTTTCACCGGGCGCCTGCCGCGCCGAGGTCCGCACCTGCCTCGAGGACCGGTTCTTTCTCGCTGTGTTCGAGAACGTGTTCCGAGTGGTCTCGATCTACGCCCTCGCCCGGCGTGACACGTTGGTCATTCACGGCGCGGGCGTGGCCCAGAGCAGAAGGGGTACGTCCTCTTCGGGCGCTCGGGCGCGGGCAAGACCACCAGCTGCAGTTGCTCACGCGCGCACGGCCCAGCCCGGCAGCCCCGCCCACGCCATCCTCTCGGACGAACTCAACGCCGTGGACCTGCGCGCCTTGGCACCCGGAGTCCTCCTCCAGCCCATGCCGTTCGCAGGGGATTTCGGTCACGATACGCTCAGCTCCGAGGCTGTCCCACTTCGGCGCATCTACGCGCTGGTGCAAGCTCCCGAGGCTCGCGTGGGCCCTTGTGGTCGCGCCGAGGCCCTGGCCCGCGTGGTCGCGGCGTGCCCTTTCGTGAATGTGGACCCCTTCGAGAGCGACTCAGTGTTCTCCCGGGCCGAGCGATTGCTCTCGTCCGTGCCGCTTCGGAAGCTGCACTTCCACAAAGACCCCTCCTTCTGGTCCGTTGTCGAGGCCGATGTCGAGTCGCATGCCAACGCCTGAAACCTTCGCCCTCCATCCCCATGCCCGCTTTCGCGTCATCGACGACGAGGGCATCTTCGTGCTCCAGGAGTCGGGCGAGGTCCTGGTGGTGAACCGAGTCGGGCGCCAGCGTGGTGAGTCATCGTGAGCGGGGCCTCCAGCGAAGAGCTGGTAGGCGCGCTCGTCGAGCGTTCGATGTCAGCGAAGAGCGCGCACGCCAAGACGTGGACGCCTTCCTGCGTGACCTGGTCGCAGCCGGTGCGCTCGTGGCCGCTGCCCGGAAGCGGGGGCGCGTTGAGCTGGGCCGCGTTCAACACGCGCGCCTGGACCGAGAACCGGCTCATGTCCGTGCTCTTCGAGCTCACCTACGCCTGCAATCTCGACTGCGAGTTCTGCTACAACGACGTCAACTTGGGTGGTGAGCCGCTGACCCTTCTGGAGTACCACACCGTGCCTTGGACGAGCTGGCGGACATGGGCGTGCTCAACCTCACCTTCAGCGGTGGCGAACCGCTGGCCAACAAAGACTTCTTCGCCATCGCCGGGCGGGCGCGCGACCTCGGGTTCGTGATTCGCATCAAGTCCAACGGGCACGCGCTCCGCGGCGCGGTGGCACGTCGGCTGCGCGAAGAGGTGGACCCTTACATCGTGGAGGTCAGCTTGCACGGGGCCAGCGCGGCGGTTCACGACAGGCAGACACGCGTGGACGGCAGTTTCGACCGCTTGCTGGCAAACCTCGAGGAACTGCGCGACCTGGGCATTCGCCTGAAGGTCAACAGCACGCTCACCCGCTACAACGAACACGAGCTCGACGACATGTTTGCTATCTGCGACGAGCTGGGCGCCCAGTTCCAGGTGGACCCTGAGGTGAAGCCCCGCGACAACGGCGACCGGACACCCGTTGCTCTCATGGCGAGTCCCTCCGCCAGAGAGCGCCTCAAAGAGTTGCTGCGGGAACGTGCCGCCAGGCATGTCGACCCCCAAGGGGCGGTCGCCCGGCATGACATGCGTGCGGGGGCCGAAGCTCGCCGTGCCCAGATGGCGCAGTCCGACAAGCACTGCGCTGCAGGCGCCGCCCACATCACCATCGATCCAGTGGGGAATGTGCTTCCCTGTGTGCAGTGGCGCGTCACCGTGGGCAACGTGCGGCAAGGGCTGCGGGCTGTCTTCGAGCAGGGCCACGCCTTGGCCGAGGTGCGCGAGACCACCCGCGCCGTGAAGCGCATGGTGGACTCTCACGGTGACGCTGGACAGCTGATGGGCTTCTGCCCTGGCGCAGCGCATGTCTACTCCGGGGACCCCCTCGCGCTCTACGGGCCAGCTGCCGGAGCGTCTGACGCTAGCCAAGCGCCACTTCCTTCCTGTACTATGAGGCCAATACCATGACCAACCCGAATGACCGCAGCACAGCGGGCCCGAGCGCGAAGCCTATGA
This sequence is a window from Sandaracinaceae bacterium. Protein-coding genes within it:
- a CDS encoding radical SAM protein codes for the protein MDELADMGVLNLTFSGGEPLANKDFFAIAGRARDLGFVIRIKSNGHALRGAVARRLREEVDPYIVEVSLHGASAAVHDRQTRVDGSFDRLLANLEELRDLGIRLKVNSTLTRYNEHELDDMFAICDELGAQFQVDPEVKPRDNGDRTPVALMASPSARERLKELLRERAARHVDPQGAVARHDMRAGAEARRAQMAQSDKHCAAGAAHITIDPVGNVLPCVQWRVTVGNVRQGLRAVFEQGHALAEVRETTRAVKRMVDSHGDAGQLMGFCPGAAHVYSGDPLALYGPAAGASDASQAPLPSCTMRPIP